The DNA region GAGTACCGGGAGGTCCTGAGGGCCTACCTGGACGCGGTGGGGGCGGAGCTCGTGGAGGCCCCCTTGGAAGGGGACCGCACCCCACCCCTCGAGGTGCCCCAGGACGTGGGGGCGGTGGTGGTCCAGACCCCCAACTTCCTGGGGGCCCTGGAGACCCCGGACCCCCTGGCGGAGGAGGCCCACCGCAAGGGGGCGCTCCTGGTGGCGGTGGTGGACCCCCTGTCCTTGGCCGTCCTCCGCCCCCCGGGGGCCTACGGGGCGGACATCGCCGTGGGGGACGGGCAGGTCCTGGGCCAGGCCATGGGCTTCGGGGGGCCGCACTTCGGCTTTTTGGTGGTGCGGAAGGCCTTGGTGCGGCAGCTTCCCGGCCGGCTCGTCTCCGAGACGGTGGACGTGGAGGGGCGGCGGGGCTTCATCCTCACCCTCCAGGCCCGGGAGCAGTTCATCCGCCGGGCCAAGGCCAAGAGCAACATCACCACCAACGCCCAGCTGACCGCCCTTATGGGGGCGATCTACCTGGCGGGGATGGGGCCGGAGGGGCTAAAGGAGGTGGCCCTCCTTTCGGCGGCGCGGGCCCGGCGGCTTTACGAGCTTCTCCTCGAGGTCCCCGGGGTCCAGCCCTTCACCCGCCCCCCCTTCTTCGCCGAGTTCGCCCTTCGGCTTCCCAGGCCCCAGGCCGAGGTGCGCCAGGCCCTGGCCGAACGGGGCTTCCACGCCGCCGCCCCGGTGCCCTTTGACCCCCACCTGGCCCTCTTCGCCGCCACCGAGGCCCACACGGAGGAGGACCTTCTGGCCCTGAAGGAGGCCCTGAAGGAGGTTCTGGCATGAGCTTTCCCCTGATCTTTGAAAGGAGCAGGCCCAAAAGGCGGGGCCTGAGGCCTGCCCGGGGCCCCCTGCCCGACCCTGCCCTCCTTTTTGGGGAGGAGAACCTGAGGCAGACACCCCCCCGCCTCCCCGAGGTGGACGAGCTCTCCTTGGTCCGCCACTACACCCTCCTCTCCCACCGCCAGGCGGGGGTGGACACCACCTTCTACCCCTTGGGGAGCTGCACCATGAAGTACAACCCCAAGGCCCACGAGGAGGCGGCCCGCCTCTTCGCCGACCTCCACCCCTATCAGGACCTGTCCACGGCCCAGGGGGCCTTGGAGCTCATGTGGGAGCTGCAAAGGGACCTGGCCGAGATCACCGGGATGGACGCGGTCACCCTCCAGCCGGCGGCGGGGGCGCACGGGGAGCTGACGGGTGTCCTGGTCATCCGCGCCTACCACAAGGACCGGGGGGAGGACCGGACGCGCCGGGTGGTCCTGGTCCCCGACTCCGCCCACGGCTCCAACCCCGCCACCGCCTCCATGGCCGGATACGAGGTGCGGGAGGTGGCCTCGGGTTCGGACGGGGAGGTGGACCTGGAGGCCCTGAAGCGGGAGCTGGGGCCGCACGTGGCGGCCATCATGCTCACCAACCCCAACACCCTGGGCCTGTTTGAGCGGAAGATCCTGGAGATCAGCCGCCTGGCCCATGCGGCCGGGGCGCAGCTTTACTACGATGGGGCCAACCTGAACGCCATCATGGGCTGGGCCCGCCCGGGGGACATGGGCTTTGACGTGGTCCACCTCAACCTGCACAAGACCTTTGCCGTCCCCCACGGGGGCGGAGGGCCGGGGAGCGGCCCGGTGGGGGTGAAGCGGCACCTCGAGCCCTACCTGCCCGTGCCCACGGTGAAGCGGGTGGGGGAGGGGTTCGCCCTGGACTTTGACCGGCCCAAGTCCATCGGCCGGGTGCGGAGCTTCTACGGGAACTTCCTGGCCCTGGTGCGGGCCTGGATGTACATCCGCATGCTGGGGGGGGAGGGCCTCCGCCAAAGCGCCGCCCTGGCGGTCCTGAACGCCAACTACCTCCGCCTCCTCCTCAAGGAGAAGGGGTACCGGGTCCCCTACGACCGCCTCTCCATGCACGAGTTCGTGGCCCAGCCCCCCGAGGGGTTCCGGGCGCTGGACCTCGCCAAGGGCCTGATTGAGCTGGGCTTCCACCCCCCCACGGTCTACTTCCCCCTCATCGTCAAGGAGGCCCTGATGATCGAGCCCACCGAGACGGAGGCCAAGGAGACCCTCGAGGCCTTCGCGGAGGCCATGGGGGCGCTTTTGGAGAAGCCCAAGGACTGGCTGGAGAACGCCCCCTACTCCACCCCGGTCCGCCGCCTGGACGAGGTCCGGGCCAACCGGAGGCCCAAGCTCACCTACTTTGACGAGCCGTAAGACTGCCC from Thermus filiformis includes:
- the gcvPB gene encoding aminomethyl-transferring glycine dehydrogenase subunit GcvPB, with translation MSFPLIFERSRPKRRGLRPARGPLPDPALLFGEENLRQTPPRLPEVDELSLVRHYTLLSHRQAGVDTTFYPLGSCTMKYNPKAHEEAARLFADLHPYQDLSTAQGALELMWELQRDLAEITGMDAVTLQPAAGAHGELTGVLVIRAYHKDRGEDRTRRVVLVPDSAHGSNPATASMAGYEVREVASGSDGEVDLEALKRELGPHVAAIMLTNPNTLGLFERKILEISRLAHAAGAQLYYDGANLNAIMGWARPGDMGFDVVHLNLHKTFAVPHGGGGPGSGPVGVKRHLEPYLPVPTVKRVGEGFALDFDRPKSIGRVRSFYGNFLALVRAWMYIRMLGGEGLRQSAALAVLNANYLRLLLKEKGYRVPYDRLSMHEFVAQPPEGFRALDLAKGLIELGFHPPTVYFPLIVKEALMIEPTETEAKETLEAFAEAMGALLEKPKDWLENAPYSTPVRRLDEVRANRRPKLTYFDEP
- the gcvPA gene encoding aminomethyl-transferring glycine dehydrogenase subunit GcvPA translates to MYAPHTPEEIREMLERLGLSSLEELFQDLPQEVLLPEGGLDLPPPLTEAEALARLRALARKNRPADKAFLGGGVRPHHAPPVVSALAGRGEFLTAYTPYQPEMSQGVLQAIFEYQTMMAELTGLEVSNASMYDGSTALAEGVLLALRETGRMRVLVSQGVHPEYREVLRAYLDAVGAELVEAPLEGDRTPPLEVPQDVGAVVVQTPNFLGALETPDPLAEEAHRKGALLVAVVDPLSLAVLRPPGAYGADIAVGDGQVLGQAMGFGGPHFGFLVVRKALVRQLPGRLVSETVDVEGRRGFILTLQAREQFIRRAKAKSNITTNAQLTALMGAIYLAGMGPEGLKEVALLSAARARRLYELLLEVPGVQPFTRPPFFAEFALRLPRPQAEVRQALAERGFHAAAPVPFDPHLALFAATEAHTEEDLLALKEALKEVLA